A window of the Eulemur rufifrons isolate Redbay chromosome 6, OSU_ERuf_1, whole genome shotgun sequence genome harbors these coding sequences:
- the TSGA10IP gene encoding testis-specific protein 10-interacting protein, with protein sequence MGQDTNMLNTHQRLVKTTSGRPGQDTRLQTLGTGIGLLKLLSSIPQVELESLGSGDGVPIQGPQQRSKSVGQTAKKDRRPRGRNKKGQGSTEAEDLFPSPPRKPSFPFQWAWESFTTDGQALLQPRFPSAPGHQALPQSCAAPQHRSGPKFTANLPEEQNLDSKQQLGTWGGIPIPPGKEDSQGQEPPSECGLWPPGKRSGSGLESEEAAELEGPSAEEEAEGGLSPGELPRLPTRGSTLEEEQFSEATEEAEEEEHRAPPRGSDSSQNKEQNSGKEALEEGELQSQSPGSRSCSNNLQEPQRRKPGAKEQEGPGDLEKPHRQLQQDSHCGPQKPPWKALRAAFQASNHSGKAQVLGDETFPFANFPNRTFHKRQEATRSLLQAWEQQQQKERQQAEQRRAREQRVQQQVARCLAAYKPKGSPGPGATQRKLEELRRQERQRFAEYQAELQGIQHRVQARPFLFQQAMQANARLTVTRRFSQVLSALGLDEEQLLAEAGKGDTQGTSRKPRSHKSMGVRMEHSSQSPPRMEPTSSQPDRHSTPSLDPECRS encoded by the exons atgggGCAGGACACCAATATGCTAAACACTCACCAGCGGTTGGTCAAGACCACATCGGGGAGACCAGGGCAGGACACGAGGCTTCAGACTCTGGGGACAGGCATAGGGCTACTCAAGCTTCTGTCCAGCATCCCCCAAGTGGAGCTG GAGAGCCTGGGGAGTGGCGATGGTGTGCCAATTCAGGGCCCGCAGCAGAGGTCGAAGAGCGTAGGGCAGACGGCAAAGAAGGACCGCAGGCCCAGGGGTCGGAACAAGAAAGGACAGGGCTCCACTGAGGCTGAGGA tctcttcccctctcctcctcggaaaccctccttccccttccagtGGGCCTGGGAGAGCTTCACCACAGATGGCCAGGCTCTGCTTCAGCCAAGATTCCCTTCAGCCCCTGGCCACCAAGCTCTGCCCCAGTCCTGTGCGGCCCCCCAGCACAGGTCCGGGCCCAAGTTCACGGCCAACCTCCCAGAGGAGCAAAACCTGGATAGCAAACAGCAGCTCGGGACCTGGGGTGGCATCCCCATCCCTCCTGGCAAAGAGGACAGCCAAGGGCAAGAGCCACCCAGTGAGTGTGGCCTCTGGCCACCTGGGAAGAGGTCAGGATCAGGATTGGAGTCCGAGGAGGCTGCTGAGCTGGAAGGGCCGAGTGCTGAggaggaggccgaggggggtCTGAGCCCTGGGGAACTGCCCCGGCTCCCCACGAGGGGGTCGACCTTGGAGGAGGAGCAGTTCTCAGAGGCCacagaggaggctgaggaggaggagcacaGAGCCCCTCCCAGAGGGAGCGACAGTTCTCAGAATAAGGAGCAGAATTCTGGAAAGGAGGCCTTGGAGGAGGGGGAACTGCAGAGTCAGAGCCCGGGAAGCAGGTCCTGCTCCAACAACCTCCAAGAGCCGCAGAGGAGGAAGCCGGGCGCCAAGGAGCAGGAGGGGCCGGGGGACCTGGAGAAGCCCCACAGGCAGCTACAGCAAGACTCACACTGTG GCCCCCAAAAACCTCCCTGGAAGGCTTTGCGGGCTGCTTTCCAGGCCTCCAACCACAGTGGGAAAGCCCAGGTCTTGGGAGATGAAACCTTCCCATTTGCCAACTTCCCTAATCGCACCTTCCACAAACGACAGGAGGCCACCAG AAGCCTGCTGCAGGCCTgggaacagcagcagcagaaggaGCGGCAGCAGGCTGAGCAGCGGCGTGCCCGGGAGCAGCGGGTGCAGCAGCAGGTGGCCCGCTGCCTGGCAGCCTACAAGCCCAAAGGGAGCCCGGGGCCCGGGGCCACCCAGCGCAAGCTGGAGGAGCTAAG GCGCCAGGAGCGACAGCGCTTTGCTGAGTACCAGGCAGAGTTGCAGGGCATCCAGCACAGGGTGCAAGCCCGGCCCTTCCTGTTCCAGCAGGCCATGCAG GCTAATGCCCGACTTACTGTGACCCGGCGCTTCTCCCAGGTGCTGTCGGCACTGGGACTGGATGAAGAGCAGCtgctggctgaggcaggaaaagggGACACACAGGGCACCTCCAGGAAACCCAG GAGCCACAAGTCAATGGGGGTGAGAATGGAGCACTCTTCTCAGAGTCCCCCAAGGATGGAACCCACCAGCAGCCAACCTGATAGGcactccacccccagcctggACCCGGAGTGCAGATcctga
- the DRAP1 gene encoding dr1-associated corepressor, with protein MPSKKKKYNARFPPARIKKIMQTDEEIGKVAAAVPVIISRALELFLESLLKKACQVTQSRNAKTMTTSHLKQCIELEQQFDFLKDLVASVPDMQGDGEDNHMDGDKGARRGRKPGSSNRKNGGMGSKGKDKKLSGTDSEQEDDSEDTDTDGEEETPQPPPQASHPPAHFQSPPTPFLPFASTLPLPPAPPGPSAPDAEDEEDYDS; from the exons ATGCCGAGCAAGAAGAAAAAGTACAACGCGCGGTTCCCGCCG GCGCGGATCAAGAAGATCATGCAGACGGACGAAGAGATTGGAAAGGTGGCGGCGGCTGTGCCTGTCATCATCT CCCGGGCGCTCGAGCTTTTCCTGGAGTCGCTGTTGAAGAAGGCCTGCCAGGTGACCCAGTCCCGAAACGCCAAGACCATGACTACATCCCACCT gaagcagTGCATTGAGCTAGAGCAGCAGTTTGACTTCTTAAAGGACCTGGTGGCATCTGTGCCTGACATGCAGGGGGATGGAGAAGACAACCACATGGATGGGGACAAGGGTGCCCGCAG GGGCCGGAAGCCAGGCAGCAGCAACCGGAAGAATGGTGGAATGGGAAGCAAAGGGAAAGACAAGAAGCTGTCGGGGACAGACTcggagcaggag GATGATTCTGAAGATACAGATACTGACGGGGAAGAGGAAAcaccacagcccccaccccaggccagccacccccctgcccactttCAGAG CCCTCCAACACCCTTCCTGCCCTTCGCCTCCACTCTGCCTTTGCCCCCGGCACCCCCAGGCCCCTCGGCACCTGATGCAGAGGACGAAGAGGATTATGACTCCTAG
- the C6H11orf68 gene encoding UPF0696 protein C11orf68 homolog isoform X2 has protein sequence MAAAAAAVAGAGRGGGGGGADPRQERSRARSWAGVERSEGRRMEPGEELEEEDSPGGREDGFTAEHLAAEAMAADMDPWLVFDARTTPATELDAWLAKYPPSQVTRYGDPGSPNSEPVGWIAAYGQGYTPNSGDVQGLQAAWEALQTSGRPITPATLRQLAITHHVLSGKWLMHLAPGFKLDHAWAGIARAVVEGRLQVAKVSPRAKEGGRQVICVYTDDFTDRLGVLEADSAIRAAGIKCLLTYKPDVYTYLGIYRANRWHLCPTLYESRFQLGGSARGSRVLDRANNVELT, from the exons AtggcggcggcggctgcagccgtggcgggggcggggcgcggcggcggcggcggcggcgcggatCCCCGGCAGGAGCGGAGCCGGGCCCGGAGCTGGGCCGGCGTCGAACGCAGCGAAGGCCGAAG GATGGAGCCAggtgaggagctggaggaggaggattcTCCAGGTGGCCGTGaggatggcttcactgctgagcACCTGGCCGCCGAGGCCATGGCAGCTGACATGGACCCCTGGCTGGTGTTTGATGCCCGCACCACGCCTGCCACTGAGCTGGATGCCTGGTTGGCCAAGTACCCGCCATCCCAAGTTACACGCTATGGGGACCCCGGTTCACCCAACTCTGAGCCTGTGGGCTGGATCGCAGCATATGGGCAGGGCTACACCCCCAACTCAGGTGACGTGCAGGGCCTGCAGGCAGCCTGGGAAGCTCTGCAGACCAGTGGGCGGCCCATCACACCGGCTACCCTGCGCCAGCTGGCCATCACCCACCATGTGCTCTCAGGCAAGTGGCTGATGCACCTGGCACCTGGCTTCAAGCTGGACCACGCCTGGGCTGGCATTGCCCGGGCTGTGGTAGAGGGCCGACTTCAGGTGGCCAAGGTGAGCCCACGGGCCAAGGAGGGTGGGCGCCAGGTCATCTGTGTTTACACGGACGACTTCACGGACCGCTTGGGTGTACTGGAGGCAGATTCGGCCATTCGTGCAGCAGGCATTAAGTGCTTGCTCACCTACAAGCCTGATGTCTACACCTACCTGGGCATCTACCGGGCCAACCGCTGGCACCTCTGCCCCACTCTCTATGAGAGTCGTTTCCAGCTTGGGGGCAGTGCCCGGGGCTCCCGGGTTCTGGACCGCGCCAACAATGTGGAACTGACCTAG
- the C6H11orf68 gene encoding UPF0696 protein C11orf68 homolog isoform X1: MAAAAAAVAGAGRGGGGGGADPRQERSRARSWAGVERSEGRSRMEPGEELEEEDSPGGREDGFTAEHLAAEAMAADMDPWLVFDARTTPATELDAWLAKYPPSQVTRYGDPGSPNSEPVGWIAAYGQGYTPNSGDVQGLQAAWEALQTSGRPITPATLRQLAITHHVLSGKWLMHLAPGFKLDHAWAGIARAVVEGRLQVAKVSPRAKEGGRQVICVYTDDFTDRLGVLEADSAIRAAGIKCLLTYKPDVYTYLGIYRANRWHLCPTLYESRFQLGGSARGSRVLDRANNVELT; this comes from the exons AtggcggcggcggctgcagccgtggcgggggcggggcgcggcggcggcggcggcggcgcggatCCCCGGCAGGAGCGGAGCCGGGCCCGGAGCTGGGCCGGCGTCGAACGCAGCGAAGGCCGAAG CAGGATGGAGCCAggtgaggagctggaggaggaggattcTCCAGGTGGCCGTGaggatggcttcactgctgagcACCTGGCCGCCGAGGCCATGGCAGCTGACATGGACCCCTGGCTGGTGTTTGATGCCCGCACCACGCCTGCCACTGAGCTGGATGCCTGGTTGGCCAAGTACCCGCCATCCCAAGTTACACGCTATGGGGACCCCGGTTCACCCAACTCTGAGCCTGTGGGCTGGATCGCAGCATATGGGCAGGGCTACACCCCCAACTCAGGTGACGTGCAGGGCCTGCAGGCAGCCTGGGAAGCTCTGCAGACCAGTGGGCGGCCCATCACACCGGCTACCCTGCGCCAGCTGGCCATCACCCACCATGTGCTCTCAGGCAAGTGGCTGATGCACCTGGCACCTGGCTTCAAGCTGGACCACGCCTGGGCTGGCATTGCCCGGGCTGTGGTAGAGGGCCGACTTCAGGTGGCCAAGGTGAGCCCACGGGCCAAGGAGGGTGGGCGCCAGGTCATCTGTGTTTACACGGACGACTTCACGGACCGCTTGGGTGTACTGGAGGCAGATTCGGCCATTCGTGCAGCAGGCATTAAGTGCTTGCTCACCTACAAGCCTGATGTCTACACCTACCTGGGCATCTACCGGGCCAACCGCTGGCACCTCTGCCCCACTCTCTATGAGAGTCGTTTCCAGCTTGGGGGCAGTGCCCGGGGCTCCCGGGTTCTGGACCGCGCCAACAATGTGGAACTGACCTAG